In the genome of Globicephala melas chromosome 7, mGloMel1.2, whole genome shotgun sequence, one region contains:
- the EN1 gene encoding homeobox protein engrailed-1: MEEQQPEPKSQRDSGLGAAAAVAAAAAPGSLSLSLSPGASGSSGSDGDSVPVSPQPAPPSPPAAPCLPPLAHHPHLPPHPPPPPPPPPPPPQQQHLAAPAHQPQPAAQLHRTTNFFIDNILRPDFGCKKEQPPPQLLVAAAAAAGGGAGGGRVERDRGQTGAGRDPVHPLGTRAPGAASLLCAPDANCGPPDGSPPATAGGAGASKAGNPAAAAAAAAAAAAAVAAAAAAAAAKPSDSGGGSGGGVGSPGAQGAKYPEHSNPAILLMGSANGGPVVKTDSQQPLVWPAWVYCTRYSDRPSSGPRTRKLKKKKNEKEDKRPRTAFTAEQLQRLKAEFQANRYITEQRRQTLAQELSLNESQIKIWFQNKRAKIKKATGIKNGLALHLMAQGLYNHSTTTVQDKDESE; this comes from the exons ATGGAAGAACAGCAGCCGGAACCTAAAAGTCAGCGCGACTCGGGCCTCGGCGCGGCGGCggcagtggcggcggcggcggcccccgGCAGCCtcagcctgagcctcagccccgGCGCCAGCGGCAGCAGCGGCAGCGATGGAGACAGCGTGCCGGTGTCTCCGCAGCCCGCGCCCCCCTCGCCGCCCGCGGCGCCCTGCCTGCCGCCCCTGGCCCACCACCCGCATCTCCCCccgcaccccccgcccccgccgccgccgccgccgccgccgccgcagcagcAGCATCTCGCGGCGCCTGCTCACCAGCCGCAGCCCGCGGCCCAGCTGCACCGCACCACCAACTTTTTCATCGACAACATCCTGAGGCCGGACTTCGGCTGCAAAAAGGAGCAGCCGCCGCCGCAGCTcctggtggcggcggcggcggcggccggaggAGGCGCAGGAGGAGGTCGGGTCGAGCGTGACAGAGGCCAGACCGGCGCAGGTAGAGACCCTGTCCACCCGCTGGGCACGAGGGCGCCAGGCGCCGCCTCACTCCTGTGCGCCCCGGACGCGAACTGTGGCCCACCCGACGGTTCCCCGCCAGCCACCGCCGGCGGAGCGGGTGCGTCCAAAGCTGGGaacccggcggcggcggcggcggcggcggcggcggctgcggcggccgtagcagcggcagcagcagcagcagcggccaaACCTTCGGACAGCGGCGGTGGCAGTGGAGGCGGCGTGGGGAGCCCGGGAGCGCAGGGTGCTAAGTACCCGGAGCACAGCAACCCGGCCATCCTGCTAATGGGCTCAGCCAACGGCGGGCCCGTAGTCAAAACTGACTCGCAGCAGCCCCTCGTGTGGCCCGCCTGGGTCTACTGCACGCGCTACTCGGATCGTCCGTCCTCCG GTCCACGCACCAGAAAgctaaagaagaagaagaacgaGAAGGAGGACAAGCGGCCGCGGACGGCGTTCACGGCCGAGCAGCTGCAGAGACTCAAGGCGGAGTTCCAGGCGAACCGCTACATCACCGAGCAGCGGCGGCAGACCCTGGCCCAGGAGCTCAGCCTCAACGAGTCCCAGATCAAGATCTGGTTCCAGAACAAGCGCGCCAAGATCAAGAAAGCCACGGGCATCAAGAACGGCCTGGCGCTGCACCTCATGGCGCAGGGACTATACAACCACTCAACCACTACGGTCCAGGACAAAGACGAGAGCGAGTAG